Proteins encoded within one genomic window of Triticum aestivum cultivar Chinese Spring chromosome 2D, IWGSC CS RefSeq v2.1, whole genome shotgun sequence:
- the LOC123052078 gene encoding F-box only protein 13: MAAAVAASGGRKRKCEELSAPELGQLHEDMLERVLARLPPASFFRLRGVCRRWREAAGSPAFLAACARVPARDPWFLMLSDQQEEEEQRPPCPAIAFDAAERTWARCRGAPGPVPVAAAGGLVLYRAPETGELTVANPLSGVSRALPPPPPAATDALYAVAMYGSPYRVVLILGELPNLSMTVFDSSKNAWEDAVPLSRKTEASPADAQARHDDDDIDEDMDGEGDGAVYYLSKSGDVMVSSTQRSAARQYSSAVTCRSDGGEAVAYFLSHSGAVVACDLARRVFTELPRILPVHFEYSIDVVACDGRAYVVVLSEYLDTASLRLWEFSDGAWRQVAAMPPAMSHAFYGKKADVNCVGHGGRVMVCVSSGDAGANGCFMCDVGSNAWEELPRCAGGDGEAMDFVAAFSFEPRIEVAV; the protein is encoded by the coding sequence atggcggcggcggtggctgcgagCGGCGGCAGGAAGCGCAAGTGCGAAGAGCTGTCTGCGCCTGAGCTTGGGCAGCTCCACGAGGACATGCTCGAGCGcgtcctcgcgcgcctcccgcccGCCAGCTTCTTCCGCCTCCGCGGCGTGTGCCGGCGCTGGCGCGAGGCCGCGGGGTCGCCTGCCTTCCTCGCCGCCTGCGCGCGCGTCCCCGCCCGGGACCCGTGGTTCCTCATGCTGTCCGACcaacaggaggaggaggaacagcGCCCTCCCTGCCCCGCCATCGCGTTCGACGCCGCCGAGAGGACCTGGGCGCGGTGCCGTGGCGCCCCGGGCCCCGTGCCGGTGGCCGCCGCGGGCGGGCTCGTGCTCTACCGCGCGCCTGAAACCGGCGAGCTCACCGTGGCCAACCCGCTCAGCGGCGTCTCCCGGgcgctcccgccgccgcctccggccgcaaCAGACGCGCTCTACGCCGTGGCCATGTACGGATCACCCTACCGCGTGGTCCTCATCCTGGGCGAGCTTCCAAACCTGTCCATGACGGTGTTCGACTCGTCCAAGAACGCGTGGGAGGACGCGGTGCCTCTGTCGCGGAAGACAGAGGCCTCGCCCGCGGACGCGCAAGCGCGACACGACGACGACGACATTGACGAGGACATGgacggcgaaggcgacggcgcggtCTATTACCTGAGCAAGTCCGGCGACGTGATGGTGTCCAGCACGCAGCGCAGCGCGGCGAGGCAGTACTCGTCCGCCGTGACGTGCCGCAGCGACGGCGGCGAGGCCGTGGCCTACTTCCTGAGCCACTCGGGCGCGGTCGTGGCGTGCGACCTGGCGCGCCGCGTGTTCACCGAGCTCCCGCGGATCCTGCCGGTGCACTTCGAGTACTCTATCGACGTTGTGGCGTGCGACGGCCGGGCCTACGTGGTGGTCCTCTCGGAGTACCTGGACACGGCGAGCCTGCGCCTCTGGGAGTTCTCGGACGGCGCGTGGCGGCAGGTGGCCGCGATGCCCCCGGCCATGTCGCACGCCTTCTACGGCAAGAAGGCGGACGTGAACTGCGTGGGGCACGGCGGGCGCGTGATGGTGTGCGTCAGCTCCGGCGACGCGGGCGCCAACGGGTGCTTCATGTGCGACGTGGGGAGCAACGCGTGGGAGGAGCTGCCGCGGtgcgccggcggcgacggcgaggccatggacttcgtggccgccttctccttcgagccgcGAATCGAGGTCGCCGTCTGA